The following proteins are co-located in the Abditibacteriaceae bacterium genome:
- the rpsO gene encoding 30S ribosomal protein S15, whose amino-acid sequence MSVADITKSVTIGEHAKHEGDTGSPEVQVALMTKRINYLTEHLKTHKKDHSSRLGLLKLVGSRRRMLRYVQNQDVQRYRDLIAKLGIRR is encoded by the coding sequence ATGAGCGTAGCAGATATCACCAAATCGGTAACAATTGGCGAACACGCCAAACACGAAGGCGACACCGGATCGCCTGAAGTACAAGTCGCGCTGATGACCAAGCGCATTAACTACCTGACCGAGCACCTCAAAACGCACAAGAAAGATCATTCTTCGCGTTTGGGCTTGTTGAAACTGGTCGGTTCGCGCCGCCGCATGTTGCGCTACGTCCAGAACCAGGACGTACAGCGTTACCGCGACCTGATTGCCAAACTCGGCATCCGTCGCTAA
- a CDS encoding Tudor-knot domain-containing protein translates to MNKFLVFFLGFLCLSPVFSAPVAARELGWQPAKTWVFAVGVLQFKHKDSFDSFPAKDRRDSTLVKFFKERGVPNEQIVFLKDKQATHSAIATSFRTFIQKPGPDDFVLIYFTGHGYEPDDKNEPYLSSYDAGDKGKPGWRIASIPESIARSRAGRALIFLDCCLSGTATEAAKKSRGETAIATLTSATAEEESTGNWTYTDALLDGLRGKPFVDLNRDGTVTLAELARHAENDMRLAEKQRSTFYAPPAFGPDFVLATAPKITKARIGERVSVRSEGDWYVSRIIGSRFGRFKVHYIGFDDDQDEWVTAKQIQPVKGPQYPVGAKVQVKDEGDWYPARIVRSKEGARYVDYDNYESDENEWVSLNRIRPAK, encoded by the coding sequence ATGAATAAATTCCTCGTTTTCTTCCTCGGCTTCTTGTGTCTGTCCCCTGTTTTCAGCGCGCCGGTTGCCGCGCGCGAGTTGGGTTGGCAGCCCGCGAAAACGTGGGTTTTCGCCGTCGGTGTGCTGCAATTCAAACACAAGGATTCCTTCGATTCGTTTCCGGCTAAAGACCGCCGCGACAGCACGCTCGTCAAGTTTTTTAAGGAACGCGGCGTTCCCAACGAGCAAATCGTTTTCTTAAAAGACAAGCAGGCAACGCACAGTGCTATCGCTACTTCGTTCAGGACATTTATCCAAAAGCCGGGGCCCGACGATTTCGTCTTGATTTATTTCACCGGTCACGGCTACGAACCCGACGACAAAAACGAACCTTATCTTTCTTCCTATGATGCGGGCGATAAAGGCAAACCAGGTTGGCGCATTGCATCGATTCCCGAATCAATTGCCCGTAGCCGTGCCGGGCGCGCGCTGATTTTTCTCGATTGCTGTCTTTCCGGCACCGCGACCGAAGCCGCCAAAAAGTCGCGGGGTGAAACCGCCATTGCCACCCTGACTTCAGCCACAGCCGAAGAAGAATCGACCGGCAACTGGACCTATACCGACGCGCTTCTCGATGGATTACGCGGCAAGCCGTTTGTCGATTTAAATCGTGACGGCACAGTGACTCTGGCGGAACTCGCGCGCCACGCCGAAAACGATATGCGTCTCGCTGAAAAGCAGCGCTCCACGTTTTATGCGCCGCCCGCGTTCGGGCCGGACTTTGTTCTTGCAACCGCGCCAAAGATAACCAAGGCGCGAATTGGCGAACGCGTCAGTGTGCGTTCTGAAGGCGATTGGTATGTCAGCCGCATTATTGGCTCGCGCTTTGGCCGTTTCAAAGTACATTACATCGGGTTCGATGACGATCAGGACGAATGGGTGACGGCAAAGCAGATTCAGCCGGTAAAAGGGCCGCAATATCCGGTGGGCGCAAAAGTTCAGGTGAAAGACGAGGGCGACTGGTATCCGGCGCGCATTGTCAGGTCGAAGGAAGGCGCACGCTATGTGGATTACGATAATTACGAAAGCGACGAAAACGAATGGGTTTCGCTGAATCGGATTCGTCCGGCAAAGTAG
- a CDS encoding polysaccharide deacetylase family protein — protein sequence MNRRLFLLAALPLSAFACNRSKPEVEPEKPKTPAKLSAADLKKYKPNEAGAIPVIMYHRFVASEKVNYLNRPPAMFRKDLEQMHALGYWPVNAWDVVANKMDVPAGKSPIVLTFDDALPSQFSTIMKNGEDKIDPDCAIGIMETFQKTSGWPARGTFFVLPKAGKNAEPFGQSEGVSSKFEYLVSKGYEVASHTATHDNMRGMSVAQVQNELALAVREVKKINKGAQMQTLAIPFGKPPRNAAAEKALAEGESGGTSYRNKAVFLAAWRPVASPLTKQSLRQDGVAAFNPIKLERITPGKGGKLEPGTLEYWLDWFKKNPGARYVSDGNPRVASIPQSAKETVDSARVAKSGVTPHFYDLNASSSGASGGSDVKSGGGLSVN from the coding sequence GTGAACCGCCGCCTTTTCCTTCTTGCCGCTTTGCCTCTGAGTGCTTTTGCCTGTAACCGCAGTAAGCCCGAAGTCGAACCCGAAAAACCTAAAACTCCGGCGAAGCTGTCAGCCGCCGACCTAAAAAAATACAAGCCCAACGAAGCGGGTGCGATTCCGGTCATTATGTATCACCGTTTTGTCGCGTCCGAAAAGGTGAATTACCTCAATCGCCCGCCCGCGATGTTCCGTAAAGACCTCGAACAAATGCACGCGCTTGGCTACTGGCCGGTGAATGCGTGGGATGTCGTGGCAAATAAGATGGACGTTCCCGCCGGTAAAAGCCCGATTGTTCTGACTTTCGACGATGCTTTGCCTTCGCAATTCAGCACGATTATGAAAAATGGCGAAGACAAAATCGATCCGGATTGCGCCATTGGCATCATGGAAACCTTTCAGAAAACTTCCGGCTGGCCGGCGCGTGGCACATTTTTCGTTTTGCCCAAAGCCGGCAAAAACGCCGAACCGTTCGGGCAAAGCGAGGGTGTTTCCAGCAAGTTCGAGTACCTTGTTTCCAAAGGCTACGAAGTCGCGTCGCACACTGCGACCCACGACAACATGCGTGGCATGAGCGTGGCTCAGGTTCAAAATGAACTGGCGCTGGCGGTGCGCGAAGTGAAGAAAATCAACAAGGGCGCGCAGATGCAAACGCTTGCCATTCCATTTGGCAAGCCGCCGCGCAACGCTGCTGCCGAGAAAGCGCTTGCCGAAGGCGAAAGCGGTGGAACATCGTATCGTAATAAAGCCGTTTTCCTTGCGGCGTGGCGTCCGGTTGCTTCACCATTAACTAAACAGTCGCTGCGTCAGGATGGCGTTGCGGCGTTTAACCCAATAAAGCTCGAACGCATTACGCCGGGCAAAGGTGGAAAATTGGAGCCGGGCACGCTCGAATACTGGCTTGATTGGTTTAAGAAAAATCCCGGCGCGCGCTATGTTTCGGATGGAAATCCACGCGTCGCCTCGATTCCCCAGAGCGCCAAAGAAACCGTCGATTCGGCGCGCGTTGCCAAAAGCGGCGTCACGCCCCATTTCTACGACCTGAACGCCAGCAGTTCAGGCGCAAGCGGCGGTTCAGACGTAAAAAGCGGTGGCGGGCTGAGCGTCAATTAA
- the miaA gene encoding tRNA (adenosine(37)-N6)-dimethylallyltransferase MiaA: protein MKPLICVVGPTGVGKTAVAIELCKRLDGEIVSADSMQIYRGLDIATAKPSAEEQARAPHHLIDVREPDEPYSAAQWGDDARAAIASISARGKMPIVAGGTGFYLRALLQPHILASVPPNETLRAELEAEAAIHGAQWLHEKLAAHDSAAAARLHPNDVYRVVRALEVALSPEEGQSNSGCPPKEGRIPPEARIFVLTMPREQLYTRLNARIDAMLQNGFWDELRYTTRFAPDLPSMQSVGYKQMRAALDDPPRSEECIELWKRDTRRYAKRQMTWFRHQLQAQWIDMNEFSDAHAVAEHIANAANA from the coding sequence GTGAAGCCTTTGATTTGCGTTGTCGGCCCGACCGGGGTTGGCAAAACAGCCGTTGCAATTGAGTTGTGCAAGCGGCTCGACGGCGAAATCGTGTCTGCCGATTCGATGCAGATTTATCGAGGGCTGGACATCGCGACCGCCAAGCCCTCCGCAGAAGAACAGGCGCGCGCGCCGCATCACCTCATCGATGTTCGCGAACCCGACGAACCCTACTCTGCCGCGCAGTGGGGCGACGACGCACGCGCCGCCATCGCCAGTATTTCCGCGCGTGGAAAAATGCCGATTGTTGCGGGCGGAACCGGCTTTTATCTGCGCGCGCTTTTGCAGCCGCACATCTTAGCCTCGGTGCCGCCGAACGAAACCTTGCGCGCCGAACTCGAAGCCGAAGCCGCAATACATGGCGCGCAATGGCTGCACGAAAAGCTAGCCGCTCACGACAGCGCCGCCGCCGCGCGACTGCATCCCAACGACGTTTATCGCGTGGTGCGCGCGTTGGAAGTTGCGCTGTCGCCAGAGGAGGGACAGTCGAATTCCGGGTGCCCCCCGAAGGAAGGGCGGATACCTCCCGAAGCGCGCATTTTCGTGCTGACGATGCCACGCGAGCAGCTTTACACGCGCCTCAATGCGCGCATCGATGCGATGCTGCAAAACGGCTTCTGGGACGAACTGCGTTATACGACGCGCTTCGCGCCCGATTTGCCGTCGATGCAAAGCGTGGGCTACAAGCAGATGCGCGCGGCACTCGATGACCCGCCGCGCAGCGAAGAATGTATCGAGCTGTGGAAACGCGACACGCGTCGCTACGCCAAACGCCAGATGACGTGGTTTCGTCACCAATTGCAGGCGCAATGGATTGATATGAATGAGTTTTCCGATGCTCACGCAGTTGCCGAACACATCGCAAATGCAGCCAACGCATGA
- a CDS encoding DUF1499 domain-containing protein — translation MKKVLWILPVVTLVLFMAKRAGFLEPTNICQTRPDHAEVALRTRIYKASEAAVRAAALAAIKEQKTYLRSWKVVASEPDIHIEVPVLVFTDDLFLTLQAQESGTRVDIRSASRVGRGDFGENRRHVLQLLHTLDAQFLSFPALQKKVAEK, via the coding sequence ATGAAAAAAGTTCTCTGGATTCTTCCCGTAGTCACACTGGTACTTTTTATGGCAAAACGCGCCGGATTTCTCGAACCCACCAACATTTGCCAGACGCGGCCCGACCATGCCGAGGTCGCTTTGCGCACGCGAATTTATAAGGCATCAGAAGCTGCTGTGCGCGCCGCCGCACTTGCGGCCATCAAAGAGCAAAAGACTTATCTTCGCTCGTGGAAAGTCGTGGCGTCCGAACCTGATATCCACATCGAAGTGCCGGTTCTGGTTTTTACCGACGACCTTTTCCTTACGCTTCAGGCACAAGAAAGCGGAACGCGCGTTGATATTCGCTCGGCCTCGCGCGTGGGGCGTGGGGATTTTGGCGAGAATCGTCGTCACGTTTTGCAGCTTCTGCATACGCTGGATGCACAATTTTTATCATTTCCTGCATTGCAGAAAAAAGTCGCAGAAAAATAA
- a CDS encoding Flp family type IVb pilin, with protein sequence MIKRFVMEEEGQTLVEYGLLVSLIALVVIAVLTTLGKKVQTVFNVANNALTTGG encoded by the coding sequence ATGATTAAGCGTTTTGTAATGGAAGAAGAGGGCCAGACCCTCGTCGAGTACGGCCTTTTGGTTTCGCTCATCGCGTTGGTTGTTATCGCAGTTCTGACCACCTTGGGCAAGAAAGTCCAGACCGTGTTCAACGTCGCGAACAACGCCCTCACGACCGGCGGCTAA
- a CDS encoding S8 family serine peptidase codes for MSHRHQRFFKSLSVAAFLVAGVMPVLPAAHAAGDSYFYSGGKRHALQTSSQWLAVQVEDETAVSTVQSKARTTGTLDTSRAPRRLKRFGIVALPLKTSSSNAARSSLRTATKNAKGVRRVLRAFGNGKKPIIETDEFLVQFKPGMSRDDAAQLLGKRGAVLVKKLGSYAPGGYRARVVNPDATAAAISNELYEAGLVVFAHPNFIWPKERRFVPNDPMFTSQWHLRNTGQNSGLAGADIKAVPAWDITRGSSSVTIAIMDDGVDRTHEDLGGARMLAGYDFVDGDSDPSPEVGDGHGTACAGVAAASHNNSLGVSGMAPNCKILPIRIIGDSTVEDEADAFAYAAAQGADILSNSWGPSDGLGIQQPMPDVVSNAINAAATTGRGGKGCIILFAAGNGSESADLDGYSSHPNVISVAASTNQGQHSGYSDYGNSVDVNAPSSGGTLDITTTDDTGTPGFSFTNYATNFTGTSSACPLVAGVAALLLSRNSALTKTQVQSILQSTADKIGSGYNSQGHSPLFGYGRINALAALQSIANFSVAGRVTLSNGSGVAGVKITSSTGASTTTDSNGNYTLAQAGRGAITITPTLASAVFTPVNRSLNLTANQTGVNFTATPYSLAISAPANRATIARSAAVEATTTNDALTTRIDFDYRCKPFTRTITVNKPIPDGSTTGLVSLDNNGRTGRAGSATVSVNISHTFIGELIVSLISPDGQEFVLHNKEGGRTGNLNATYVLPISSPAPQIAGNWRLKVVDTADGDIGTLNSWSLSISPTWGIIGSDTNGPTAGKWSANWNLLPLPSGVYYLRARALADGKTVQSPVYSVTIAPGLRISGRVTNSAGVGVAGVKIARTDSTATVTTDSNGNYTLTNLYNAKYTVTPSLAGAFFAPASRYLQLAGADLTGINFTAMPPVLISTPAKNSTRSSLASANGTASSSVGSVASVQLLLYRFANGSTPAGYWTGGTTWSASYSAPALRTATGTASWSLAMPALANTKYRLQARGVTATGTGPWDTTEFIINAAGSTATASSVALSSASASADGTIRLTFTGALGDSAADVARYSVDDGAIAVESAAVESNAVTLSTDAVFTAGQSIVVTWNSLQDSSGRAVADGTARITVR; via the coding sequence ATGAGCCATCGACACCAGCGTTTTTTCAAATCCCTCTCAGTCGCAGCCTTTCTAGTGGCTGGTGTCATGCCGGTTCTTCCTGCAGCTCACGCAGCGGGCGATAGCTACTTTTATTCGGGCGGCAAACGGCACGCATTACAAACTTCGTCGCAGTGGCTTGCTGTCCAAGTCGAAGACGAAACGGCAGTATCCACAGTACAAAGCAAAGCGCGCACGACGGGCACGCTCGATACATCGCGTGCGCCACGCCGCCTCAAACGCTTTGGCATTGTTGCGCTTCCTCTTAAAACCAGTTCGTCTAACGCTGCCCGTTCGTCGTTGCGCACTGCGACGAAAAATGCCAAGGGCGTGCGCCGCGTGCTGCGCGCTTTCGGTAATGGCAAAAAGCCAATCATTGAAACCGACGAGTTTTTGGTGCAGTTCAAGCCCGGCATGAGCCGCGACGACGCCGCGCAGTTGCTTGGCAAACGCGGCGCGGTTCTGGTGAAGAAATTAGGTTCCTATGCGCCAGGCGGTTATCGCGCCCGCGTGGTCAATCCTGATGCAACAGCTGCTGCGATTTCCAACGAACTTTATGAAGCGGGTTTGGTTGTTTTCGCTCATCCCAATTTCATCTGGCCTAAGGAACGGCGTTTTGTCCCCAACGATCCGATGTTCACAAGTCAGTGGCATCTGCGCAATACCGGACAAAACAGTGGTCTCGCGGGTGCCGATATCAAAGCAGTCCCTGCTTGGGATATCACGCGCGGCTCCAGCAGCGTTACCATCGCCATTATGGACGACGGGGTTGATCGCACTCATGAAGACTTGGGCGGCGCACGAATGCTGGCCGGTTACGACTTTGTTGATGGAGATAGCGACCCCAGTCCGGAAGTCGGCGATGGTCACGGCACAGCGTGCGCGGGCGTTGCGGCAGCCTCTCACAACAACAGCCTCGGCGTTTCGGGCATGGCGCCCAACTGCAAAATTTTGCCCATTCGCATCATCGGCGACAGCACTGTAGAGGACGAAGCCGATGCGTTTGCTTATGCTGCGGCTCAGGGCGCGGACATCTTATCGAATTCGTGGGGGCCGTCTGATGGATTAGGGATACAACAGCCGATGCCCGACGTAGTGAGCAATGCCATTAACGCGGCGGCGACAACGGGACGTGGCGGCAAAGGCTGCATCATTTTATTCGCTGCCGGCAACGGCTCCGAAAGCGCCGACTTGGATGGTTACTCGTCTCATCCCAACGTCATTTCGGTCGCGGCTTCAACCAATCAGGGACAACATTCCGGTTACTCCGATTACGGCAACTCGGTTGATGTGAATGCTCCGTCCAGCGGAGGCACGCTCGACATCACGACAACCGATGATACCGGCACACCTGGTTTCAGCTTCACTAATTACGCCACCAATTTTACGGGGACTTCATCAGCGTGCCCGCTCGTTGCAGGTGTTGCAGCTCTGCTTTTATCGCGCAACTCGGCTTTGACGAAAACGCAGGTACAGTCGATTCTTCAGTCAACCGCGGACAAAATCGGTTCGGGCTACAACTCTCAAGGCCATAGCCCATTGTTCGGCTATGGGCGAATTAATGCTCTTGCTGCGCTGCAGAGCATTGCAAATTTCTCGGTCGCCGGTCGCGTGACGCTTTCGAACGGCAGTGGTGTGGCAGGCGTAAAAATTACGTCATCAACAGGCGCCAGCACCACAACCGACAGCAATGGCAATTACACGCTCGCCCAAGCTGGGCGCGGCGCAATTACGATTACACCCACTCTGGCAAGCGCCGTCTTCACGCCTGTAAACCGCAGTCTAAACCTCACGGCGAATCAAACCGGCGTGAACTTCACCGCCACGCCATATAGCCTCGCGATTTCCGCCCCCGCCAATCGCGCGACGATTGCCCGGTCGGCGGCGGTTGAAGCAACCACAACCAACGACGCCCTGACAACGCGCATCGATTTCGATTATCGCTGCAAGCCATTTACCCGCACCATCACGGTGAACAAACCGATTCCCGACGGAAGCACAACGGGCCTTGTTAGCCTCGATAACAACGGGCGCACCGGTCGCGCAGGGAGCGCAACGGTTTCCGTCAACATCAGCCACACTTTTATTGGCGAATTAATTGTTTCGCTGATATCGCCTGATGGACAGGAATTTGTGCTGCATAATAAGGAAGGAGGCCGTACTGGCAACCTCAATGCCACTTACGTATTGCCAATCTCTTCACCAGCGCCGCAAATCGCAGGAAACTGGCGCCTCAAAGTCGTAGATACAGCAGACGGTGATATCGGCACACTCAATTCGTGGAGCCTTTCCATTTCGCCGACGTGGGGAATTATCGGCAGCGACACCAACGGCCCAACTGCTGGAAAGTGGTCGGCGAACTGGAACCTCCTGCCTTTGCCATCTGGCGTGTATTATCTGCGCGCCCGCGCGCTCGCCGATGGCAAAACAGTACAAAGCCCGGTTTACAGCGTGACGATTGCGCCCGGTCTGCGCATCAGTGGCCGCGTTACCAACAGCGCCGGTGTGGGCGTCGCCGGTGTTAAAATCGCGCGCACCGATTCGACGGCAACCGTCACTACGGACTCCAACGGCAATTACACGCTAACGAATTTATACAACGCGAAATACACCGTAACGCCATCGCTCGCGGGCGCGTTCTTCGCTCCGGCTTCACGCTATCTGCAACTGGCGGGCGCCGACCTGACGGGCATCAACTTCACGGCGATGCCGCCGGTTCTCATCTCCACGCCGGCGAAAAATTCGACGCGCTCTTCCCTCGCTTCGGCCAATGGAACAGCGAGCAGTTCGGTGGGAAGCGTCGCGAGCGTGCAGCTTTTGCTGTATCGCTTCGCGAATGGCTCGACGCCTGCCGGTTACTGGACGGGCGGCACGACATGGTCGGCCTCTTACAGCGCTCCTGCCTTGCGCACCGCGACCGGAACCGCTTCGTGGTCGTTGGCGATGCCCGCACTGGCCAACACGAAATACCGTTTGCAGGCGCGCGGCGTTACCGCAACCGGCACCGGCCCGTGGGACACAACCGAATTCATCATCAATGCGGCGGGAAGTACAGCAACGGCGTCCTCGGTTGCGCTTTCTTCGGCCTCAGCAAGCGCCGATGGCACGATTCGCCTGACGTTCACCGGAGCGCTCGGCGATTCGGCAGCGGATGTCGCCCGTTACTCGGTTGATGATGGTGCCATTGCCGTCGAAAGCGCGGCGGTTGAGAGCAACGCAGTGACGCTCTCAACCGATGCCGTTTTCACCGCCGGTCAAAGCATTGTTGTGACGTGGAACAGCTTGCAAGACTCAAGCGGACGCGCGGTTGCCGACGGCACAGCACGCATTACAGTGCGCTGA
- the pyrE gene encoding orotate phosphoribosyltransferase, whose protein sequence is MDSSQIEAVFRDSGALLDGHFLLASGRHSAQYIEKFRILEQPRLASALCGELASRFEERGISCVVGPVTGGIILAFEVARHLGCRAVYAERAENGDGFELRRGFQIAPGERVLVVEDIVTTGGSAQKVIETIRAAGGEVVGVGLLCDRSNGTLNFDVPIVESLLTLSIESFAPDEVPAWLEEKHGPAIKPGSTAKPGTRKRK, encoded by the coding sequence ATGGATTCTTCGCAAATAGAGGCAGTTTTCCGCGACAGCGGCGCACTTTTAGACGGTCATTTTCTTCTCGCCAGCGGGCGTCATTCGGCGCAATACATCGAGAAATTTCGCATTCTGGAACAACCGCGATTGGCTTCGGCACTTTGCGGCGAGCTGGCGAGCCGTTTTGAAGAGCGCGGCATTTCGTGTGTCGTCGGGCCGGTGACGGGCGGCATTATTCTCGCGTTCGAAGTCGCGCGCCATCTCGGTTGCCGCGCGGTTTACGCCGAACGCGCCGAAAACGGCGATGGTTTTGAATTGCGACGTGGCTTTCAAATCGCGCCCGGCGAACGCGTGCTTGTCGTCGAAGACATCGTGACAACCGGCGGCTCGGCACAGAAAGTTATCGAGACGATTCGCGCGGCGGGCGGCGAAGTTGTCGGCGTCGGCTTGCTCTGCGACCGCTCCAACGGCACGCTCAATTTCGATGTGCCGATTGTTGAATCGCTGCTAACCCTGAGCATCGAATCGTTTGCGCCCGATGAAGTTCCGGCGTGGCTCGAAGAAAAACACGGCCCGGCGATTAAGCCCGGCTCGACAGCGAAACCCGGCACGCGCAAACGTAAATAA
- a CDS encoding S-layer homology domain-containing protein — protein MAAALSVLAGVPASVQAAQLTLPAPAPQPMATTMANGVTRVRVPRGGRWTIPLAGVTRIVPADDDVARGSFAGTGPAIEGVTNGETLVEVYQGANRRQIYAISVEDALLTTANSGATTAISAPVSNTVPTTGTPVAPISATTGTVSGPEVTIPSDTPVVIATDTTPRTGGPMSSGQSSASLPANPPVASVAGRSNLQGSMRYAAVPDNLSQSLFTITYSNRSNVPAQGVVIRSALDDVVSYVTGSATNGGRYDATTRELVWNIGTVEAGAVGRTVSFRVQPVDSKATTFYSVATLEDASGTNVSTNMIKMGTGGAPLLTVFALPDRFLAGRNANVLTDVKGVDFQRAIDRLQAMGVVDGRGSNRYYPADATQRAEYAVMTLRGLNLKDLRDVTAIKFVLGRRSTVSMNIVNSAGKVVATLLKGQQFDAGEKTVIWDGRAGTGYAAPGRYKYVCTARDAMGQSTKLEGTLTIVPQTPVDPNGTPSFIDVKPTDWYAGYLALAENQNLMNGYPGKTFQPTRAISRVEATAVVVRALGLEDLARQMQNQSVGFLDYQNIPKWANGYVNVASTVAKTRTGKVIVGYPSNFFLPLNPLRRDEAALTVQRLIDKETTRRVAVSGQLAPGASVTINGQNVESNDDGEFSFVIEQNTAEPTSIAVLGNLR, from the coding sequence ATGGCAGCGGCACTTTCCGTCTTGGCCGGTGTTCCCGCTTCGGTGCAAGCGGCGCAACTAACGTTGCCAGCCCCGGCTCCGCAGCCGATGGCAACAACCATGGCGAACGGTGTGACGCGCGTTCGCGTGCCACGCGGCGGTCGCTGGACAATTCCGCTTGCGGGTGTAACCCGCATCGTGCCCGCCGACGACGATGTCGCGCGCGGTTCGTTTGCTGGCACCGGCCCCGCCATCGAAGGCGTAACCAACGGCGAAACACTCGTCGAGGTTTACCAGGGCGCGAATCGCCGTCAGATTTACGCGATCTCCGTCGAAGACGCGTTGCTGACCACAGCGAACAGCGGAGCAACCACGGCGATTTCGGCACCGGTGTCGAACACGGTTCCTACGACAGGCACACCTGTCGCTCCGATTTCGGCGACCACCGGCACGGTTTCCGGCCCTGAAGTCACGATTCCTTCCGACACGCCCGTTGTAATCGCAACCGATACCACGCCACGCACCGGCGGCCCGATGTCGTCTGGCCAGTCGAGCGCGTCCCTGCCCGCGAACCCGCCGGTCGCTTCGGTTGCCGGTCGCTCCAATCTGCAGGGTTCGATGCGCTACGCTGCGGTTCCCGACAACCTTTCCCAGTCGCTGTTCACCATCACCTATTCCAACCGCTCCAATGTTCCGGCGCAGGGCGTTGTGATTCGCTCGGCTCTCGACGATGTTGTCAGCTACGTCACCGGTTCAGCGACCAACGGCGGTCGCTACGACGCAACGACGCGCGAATTGGTCTGGAACATCGGCACCGTTGAAGCCGGCGCTGTAGGCCGCACCGTTTCGTTCCGCGTTCAGCCGGTCGATTCCAAAGCCACGACGTTCTACTCGGTTGCAACTTTGGAAGATGCTTCGGGCACCAACGTTTCCACCAACATGATTAAGATGGGCACCGGCGGCGCGCCGTTGCTCACAGTCTTCGCCCTGCCCGACCGCTTCCTCGCAGGCCGCAACGCCAACGTCCTCACCGATGTGAAAGGCGTCGATTTCCAGCGCGCCATCGACCGTTTGCAGGCAATGGGCGTTGTCGATGGTCGCGGTTCCAATCGTTACTATCCTGCCGATGCCACGCAGCGCGCCGAGTACGCCGTTATGACGTTGCGCGGCCTCAACCTGAAAGACTTGCGCGATGTCACCGCGATTAAATTCGTGCTGGGCCGCCGCTCGACGGTTTCGATGAACATCGTGAACAGCGCCGGTAAAGTTGTCGCGACGCTCCTCAAGGGCCAGCAATTCGACGCAGGCGAAAAGACCGTCATCTGGGATGGCCGCGCCGGAACCGGTTACGCCGCGCCGGGCCGCTACAAATATGTCTGCACCGCACGCGATGCGATGGGACAAAGCACCAAGCTCGAAGGCACGCTGACAATCGTTCCGCAAACGCCGGTCGATCCTAACGGCACGCCCAGCTTTATCGACGTCAAGCCGACTGATTGGTATGCCGGTTACCTCGCGTTGGCCGAAAACCAGAACCTGATGAACGGTTATCCCGGCAAAACCTTCCAGCCAACGCGTGCTATTTCGCGCGTGGAAGCAACTGCGGTTGTTGTTCGCGCTCTGGGCTTGGAAGACCTCGCCCGTCAGATGCAGAACCAGAGCGTTGGCTTCCTCGATTACCAGAACATTCCCAAGTGGGCCAACGGTTACGTCAACGTTGCTTCGACGGTTGCCAAAACGCGCACCGGAAAAGTTATCGTTGGTTACCCGTCGAACTTCTTCTTGCCGCTCAACCCGTTGCGCCGCGACGAAGCTGCGCTCACCGTTCAGCGCCTGATCGACAAGGAAACCACGCGTCGCGTTGCGGTTTCGGGTCAGCTCGCGCCGGGCGCTTCGGTGACGATTAACGGCCAGAACGTCGAATCGAACGACGACGGCGAATTCTCTTTCGTCATCGAGCAGAACACCGCCGAACCCACCAGCATCGCTGTTCTGGGCAATCTGCGCTAA